The Periophthalmus magnuspinnatus isolate fPerMag1 chromosome 12, fPerMag1.2.pri, whole genome shotgun sequence region cgggactggacctggactggaccgggactggaccgggactggacctggactggaccgggactggactgggactggacctggactggaccgggactggaccagagcTACACTTGCCTTTAACATGTTGTCCTTGtctgctctttctttctcttctttttgcacccctctctccccctcctcttcttcctcctctttctctctctccctctcctcctctctccctcctctttctctccctctcctcctctctccctcctccctctctccctctcttcctctctcttcctctctccccctcctcctcctctctctccctctctcttcctctctttttcagGAGTACGAGTTTGTCGTTCTTCCAAACGCGTACATGATCCACATGCCTCACGCTCCGAGCTTCGACATCACAAAGTTTCGTTCAAACAAACTGTATCGCTCGTGTCTGCAGACGCTGAAGGAGGAGTTTCAGCAGAACATGTCTCGCCGCTTCGGTTTCGCCGCGCTCAAGTACATGACGGCGGACAACAACAGCTAGCCAACGGCGAGCGGCTACATGCTAACGCTGGGGAGAGCTAGCGCAGGACGTGAACGAGAAGTGACTCTCTAAAAGCCCGGCATTCCGTCCGGGGGGTGGGGCCTAATGTTCTACTGTAACCGTGGCAACGCACCTGTACGACCAGGTCTAAAACGGCGACTTTGACCGGACGCAGCTCGATGGCGCGTTCCCGTCGTCCTCGGGGGTTGGATGTTTTAAGTTCTGACTTGAACGTGGCGACTGGAACGCGCTCCGATCATGAAAATCCAACATGGCGGCCTCAGTGACCTGCTCCACACCGACCTCTGGTGTCACAAATGCACCGTTACACTGTTATGCTAATGTGGCTAACGCACACGCGGCGCTAACGTCAACAAACGCCGACTCTCAAACGTTTATTTATGAACCGTTAATGTGCGAACAGAATCTTTACTCTTTGTTTTTACAACTTGAAAAACCGGAACGAGAATCTGAAGTTTAACTCTCAgggtctgacctctgacctccgacGGCGACTGGAACACGGCGTGATTCAAACCAAAAACACGACCAGATTTACTTTAACTTTCTGTCGATGCATCAGAGGCTCCATGTTCcaaggtcaggggtcaggacCGGGGTCAAGTTTTAGACAAatgaaaagtataaataaagataaaatttaACGGCTCAAATACTCGACCGGGAACGCCAAGCCCCGCCCCCGGACTAAATGCCCAGAGTTTAAAAGTCTCCTTCTGGGACTTTCTGAAGACGTTTCATCCCCGAGTTTGGACGGACAGGCGCCGGGACATCTGTGGATCTAAACGTTCGTCCCTGAGTTTGTTCCGTCAGGAGCCGGACGCCGAGTCGTGacgtttgttttagtttagcgCTCTGTCTGTGACGTCGCGGTGgaataaactggacaaaacatttccacttttagattttttttggacTTCAGGAGGAAACGGGACAATGACGTGACCCGGACCAGAGATCGGCCTCCGAGTATCGGTCAGATCGATATCGTGGACGTTTAAATGAATCGACTGTTTACAGAACGGCTCAgaatgtttcagtttttatttatacaaagttgttctgtcgttacttgaaagaaaaaaaaacgctcCATAAAaagtttggatcagttttgtcttattttagtttagttttaggaAAATAAAAGCAGTTTTGAGTCTCTGGGATCGGCCGATTTAAAGAGGACGTGTTTACTTCATCACCTGTAACATTTAAATctatttccttttattgttttggaaatgttcACCTAAAACAGATGAacttgttttataagtttcagttttgtctaCCTCTTTAaaaccccacagaagtaaatacctcgtCTTTAAGTCGTCAGACGCTGAAACAGACACACggttagtttcagtttcagtttcagtgtttctGTAGAAAAAACTGAAGCCTGACGGTTTGTCTGGttctaaaagtattttgtgaaaCCAATAAAAATGATATGAGTTTGGATTTGAATGTTTCTGTTCTTCTGTGAAAAGGGACAAACAGGAGTTACCTGTGATGTTCCGTattacagcattaaactgatGTACAGGTGGATGTTTTTAAAGGGAGTTCTGAGTGATGTCACGACGCTCAAGAATGGACTCAATCCCGACAATAAAAACTTTAGACACTGTGACGATGGTAgtgcagaaaagttccataaagCAGCATTAAATTgagacagacacaggcagaacatgcaaactccacagagacgcAGGACACGGTTCAGAGATGAAGCTTTAATCTGGCGTCTTTCACACAAAAGTGACTGAGGTCAGAGGGAATGTCTGGAAGAACCAGGGCCTCAGCTCGGGCCTCGGGGGCCTTGGGGGCGGGGTTCCCACACGTTTAAAATGATGTAATCGTCTAATAAAAAAAGTCCATACTGTTTTTATAAAGAGGTCGTTGTTCTCTTCATGTTTCTTAAATATCGGTTTGGCGTTGTGTTTTTAGACGTGTTCTTGTATCTTCTCGTCTAATTTCAGCTTCAACACGAGACGCCAAACATATTTATGAGAAAACGTGTTGCCCTCACATTCTCGTTTCTTGGTTGCTCTTATAAGACACGCCCATATGTGACCACGCCTCCTACAGGTGAAGTACAAAAGAACAGGGGGTTTGGGCGTCGACTATATATAAACAAGACTATTAGTCGATCTCACTACAGCAAAGTAAAGACATTTTCAAAGACGCAGAGTGCAGGACGTGTGGGAACCCTGCGGCTCGGCCCGGAGGCGGCTCGGCCCGGCGGCGGCTCAGGCCAGGGGCAGCTCGTAGAAGGCGGCGTACTGTCCGGTCACGTGATGGTAGATCTGTAAAAACAACAcgaaaaacaaactgaacaccTGAGCTCACATTTCAATCAAACTCCCAAAGTCAGACTCTGGTGAGGGCGGGGCTGGGGGCGGGGCTGGGGGCGGGGCTGAGGGCTGGGGGGCGGTACCTGTCTCTCGATGTCGGCCAATAGGCTGCTGGCTCCGATCCTGAAGAGTTCTGgattcagccaatcacagcccagcTCCTCTTTGACGAGCACCAGCCAGACCAGGGCCTCCTGTGCAGTCCTGATGCCCCCtgctggtttgaatcccaccTGCAGGACACGGACATATTTATATCAGCGAACGCACAGGCAAATTGATATTTTGTGGTGACGTCATGCTGGGGGGGttctacatgtgtgtctatggcagaatgttcagcagttaccacggaGACACACAAGCAAACACTGACGTTTTTAGATtctaaaaactcaagaaaaaaatacaaactttatttaaagagtctgtgatcagtccgagcatcggctaatgctaatgctaatgctaatgctaactagcttgtgactgtaatgttatttaagaggaACATGTTTAACAGCAAAAATCTGTTCTGGTTCAGATAAGTCACGTCTTTACGGTCaaactgtgtcaaaataaaactcagattaaacagacagagtagtgccccCAGTTAGCGCCAACGCCCAGAGAACGAAGACGAACAAACTCCTCAGGTGGAGTTTAATGTGTCAGACTAAATGTGTtcacctggtccagtcctggtccagtccagctctagtcctggtccagtcctggtctagtcctggtttagtcctggtccagtcctggtccagaccttgTGTCCTGTGGTGATGTAATAGTCTCTTATCGCTCGTGACATCACGACGGCGACGGGGATCGTGGCGTTCACAGACTCTTTCCCCGTCGACGTTTTTATGAAATCAGAACCTGcagagaaaaaacaaatgtttaaactctctgctcctcctcctctgctcctcctgcgcagtgggagggcatctgactcacctGCCATCATGCACACGAGGCTCGCTCTGTAGACGGTGGTGAAGTTTCCGAGTTCTCCGACGGCGAGGATGGACTTCATGTGAGCGTCTCCACAGGCCTGACGGAACTGCAGCACCTCCTGGAACAGCGCTGAGGAGGAGACGCAGGTTTAGACAGGAGGAGACGCACACAGGAGGAGACGCACACAGGAGGAGACGCACACAGGAGGAGACGCACACAGGAGGAGACGCACACAGGAGGAGACGCACACAGGAGGAGACGCACACAGGAGGAGACGCACACAGGAGCATCCCACTGTGCGTCACCTCCCCCcccgtgcgtcagatgccctccccgtgcgtcagatgccctcccgtctcACCCTCCCAGTCTCCGTTCAGAGCCAGCGTTCTGTTGATGACGATGTCGATCTCTGAGGCGCCGTCCGCCACCGCCGCCCGCACCTCCTCCAGCCGCGTGGAGAGAGGAGTCTGCCCCGCCGGGAACCCTGTGGCCACTGCAACGGGAGGGCATCAGGGTTAAACAGAGGAGAGACGtgtcatagcagtagtagcagtagcagtagcagtagtagtagtagtagtagtagtagtcgtagtagtagtagtcatcgTAGTATTTGCTGTACTTTCAGACCTGAGGCCACGGGGAGGTCAGAGTTCGCCGCTCTCAGAGTTTTCACGGCGTCACAAACTCTCGAAggataaacacaaacagcagcgACGGTCAGACctgagggagggcatcagggttaaagaggaggaggagaaaacagTGACTCAGAGTCCAGAGTCTGTCACTGACTAAGCTCTGTGCGAGGAGGAGGTGCCGTGTACCTGCAGGAGGTGCTGTGTACCTGTGTGCTCCATGTGTCCCTCCTGCAGGAGGTGCTGTGTACCTGTGTGCTCCATGTGTACCTCCTGCAGGAGGTGCTGTGTACCTGTGTGCTCCATGTGTCCCTCCTGCAGGAGGTGCTGTGTACCTGTGTGCTCCATGTGTACCTCCTGCAGGAGGTGCTGTGTACCTGTGTGCTCCATGTGTCCCTCCTGCAGGAGGTGCTGTGTACCTGTGTGCTCCATGTGTACCTCCTGCAGGAGGTGCTGTGTACCTGTGTGCTCCATGTGCAGCTCCTGCAGGAGGTCGGCTCTCAGCGGCTGCAGAGATTTCAGACACAGACGGTGGACGTTTGAGGAGGTGTCGTCTCCAGACAGAGTCGTCAGATCAATGCAGGAGAGAGACTTAAGGAGCCAGGCCGCCTGAGGAGAGACCGGgtcagacctggactagacctggaccagacctggactagacccaggtcagtcctggttcagtcctagtctagtcctggttcagtcccagtctagttccggttcagtcctggtttagtcctggttcagtcctggtttagtcccagtctagtcctggttcagtcctggttcagtacctgCCATTGCCCCCGGGGCAGCCTCGTGCTCTGTATCTGTTGCGCCCTCCTCAGGACGGCCTGAGTATTGACCCGGGCCCTGGACACCCACTCCAGGTCTGAAACGGGTCAAATGTGACGTCATGatgatggaacaggaagtgctcctgagtttaaactttatttattttaattaataataaaaacgtaCAACATTTGTGGCAGAACAGATCCACAAATAAAAGTCAGAACAGACAGAGTATAAAGTTTTACAGTGTCTTTCTTTTCCATAAAAGTTACAGatgaaaaaaagagacaaagtTCTTTATGGAAACAGACGGAGGACGGAGGGATTTTAAAAACTTACACCTGTGGATAAAGAATTTCCCCataataaagaaaacatttaaaatcatgtcACATTTTTTGATGATGTTCTTTCTGGTAAAGTCTTTAAATTTGAATCTGAGGAAGAGCCAGAGGTGAAGATCGTAACAAAGGATTTAGAAAACACagtcaaaaataaatgttctgtCGATTCAACatcacaaagaaaaacaataatcaTCCCAAACCCTCTGATCTACAGACGAGTTTGTGTCTGAGAGACTTTTAAACGTCCTGAGCTTTAGGGAAAAGGGAAGTTTCAAACAGATTGTACgaattttcttcttttcctgagatgaaaaaaaagtgagatagaaatttggatttgaaaaataagaataaagaaCATCATTAAagaattatttaattttacaatCTGGGAGTTTGAGAGAGTCAGGATTAAGAAACAGGACGAGACTCAGGGACGGACTTAGATTAACACAATATtaggacaggacagaggacaggacagaggacagaggactgaggacaggacagagggtAGTTTTTTAACATTGTCGTCACATCTGAGGAGAAACTGTAAACCTCCTgagtttgaaaatattttaacaggaataataaacaataaactatttagatttttaaaaaaggatCTAAGGCcatttattttcagattttcaaaCCTCCATCTTCATATTTCTTGATTAAATTGTCTTGTTTGATATCGTGTGTTTTTCGCTTCCAAATGAAATTAAAGTTCATTTGATTCATAGATTTAATCACTGGTTTAGAGATTATATAAGATTATATAagattatataaaataatataagatTATATAAGTCCAGACTCTCCAGCAGAATTCAACCACAGATGGATAAATGTCTTTGTGCCCGATTCAGAGAAATAGAGAAAATCTGAAGTTTGTCCCAAACATTGACTTTTTCTAAATTGTTCTTATCTTTAATTATTTGCAGTCGAGATATTTAACAGAGGATTTAACACAGACGATACAAACACTGAAAACTGCACCAGGATTTAGACGAAAGATTCACATTTGTTTAAATTCAACCTGAGGATttagaaaaacattaaatgaactGGAATATTTTAGGAATTTCGTTCAAGTTGTTTAAAAAGATGTTTACTGTTTAAACTTCTACATCTGGATCATTTAATCTGAGCTGAAGAGACAAGGGACAAAGTAATGGAGTCACGTGACCGTCAGGAGACACGGGGGGGGGACAAGTACTACAGGAGAAGTACTGTGGGTACtttgactttatattttactacattttacaagctgcagggagggcatctgacacaatctgacacacagggagggcatctgacacaatctgacacacGGCGCGCGTGAGTTCAGTTTACAATGCGCGTGACACGTACCGAGTCCGGTCCCGGGGTTCCGCGCGCACATCACGTCCTCGGGTCTGGATCAGGTCCGAGTCTCGCGCTGGTCCAAAGTCCAGAGTGAAACACGTGACCTGCGCTTCTTCTACTGAAGGAAAAACAGGAACAAGACACGAGCAGTGCTGCCCCCTGGAggaaaaacaggactagaccaggactagaccaggactagaccaggactagaccaggactagaccaggactagaccaggactagaccaggaccagaccaggactagaccaggaccggaccaggaccggaccaggaccggaccaggaccggaccaggaccggaccaggaccggaccaggaccggaccaggaccggaccaggaccggaccaggaccggaccaggacaggactaaaccaggactagaccaggactagaccaggactggaccaggactaaaacaggactaaaacaggactagaccaggactaaaacaggactagaccaggactagaccaggactagaccaggactaaaccagcactagaccaggactaaaccaggactaaaccaggtctaaaacaggactgaaccaggactaaaacaggactaaaccagcactagatcaggactaaaccaggactaaaccaggactaaaccaggacttgttTGATGATCTTTATTCTCTTGAACAGTTGAATTATTTACAGTGACATGAAcaaatttacaatatttacactttaaaatagACACGGCCCATGAGgcggctctctgctcctcactctgctcctcactctgctcctcacactgctcctcactctTTGCTcctcactctctgctcctcactctgctcctcacactctgctcctcacactcctcctcactctgctcctcactctgctcctcacactctgctcctcacacactgctcctcactctctgctcctcactctctgctcctcactctgctcctcacactctgctcctcacactgctcctcacactctgctcctcactctctgctcctcactctgctcctcactctgctcctcacactctgctcctcactctgctcctcactctcaggtacttttactcgagtaactccTGAAACAAACTGTACTTCTCAGAGTACTTTTGtagctgtgtacttttactcctacttcagtcatatttagtttgaagtatcAGTTTGAAGTAACCGGGGCTGGCGGCGACGGACCTGGAGGTTGGAGGTTCCAATCCCACTCAGCGTACTCGAGTAACACACTGCACAGAGTAACAGTACacttactcgagtaactttgtgtattttgtgacttatttcatgtttcgtctaattataaatcagatgtcacGTCCCGACAGTTACcctttaagttacttttactcgagtagttTCTTGGAGCGCTCGTTTGTACTCGAGTAGTGTTAGTGTGGCGTTCTTTTTACTCGAGTATCTGCTTTAAAGTGGAGGTTTGGGCTCATGGACACGGTGGTGTTTGTTTCACATTCACAAACTCAAagagaaaaactcacaaaaagtaaaaaattgaTCTGAACTCGTCAAATCTGCTGCAAAACCAAAACTTCTGAGTGACTTTGTACAAACTTTAAACGGCCCAGATTATTTAAAGGCCCGTAtgactctctgatctgttctaatgtcgtttcctcgtcacacacagacctggagttgtgtgttttgtttcattctcacatgtttaacacacaaactctgcagatttagactgaaaacactctgttccaccttgtgatgtcatcatgtggcgatacaggaagtgctccactgtgtttataaactccaccttcactagaatcatctggatcatttcagtcctggagttgtctcttatctcgactgaactaaaggtaaaaggagctgttgaaaactaccacttgatgacatcacaaggtggaacagagcgttttgagctttgatcCTTTATTATAAATCTGTCTGCGTctccaaacatgtgtggatgaaaccgTGTTAGGACATGGTCAGTTTGTGTCATACGGGTCTATTTTTTCAAACCTTCTTTTTGTGATCCATGGCTCCGCCCATTTGGCTCCAAAACATTCAGGTCCAATCAAGTGTCTTAAAACAACTGGACCCGCCCACTCTGCCTGTTCCCCAGGGTGTTCAAATGGACCAATCAGACGACAC contains the following coding sequences:
- the dera gene encoding deoxyribose-phosphate aldolase, giving the protein MCARNPGTGLDLEWVSRARVNTQAVLRRAQQIQSTRLPRGQWQAAWLLKSLSCIDLTTLSGDDTSSNVHRLCLKSLQPLRADLLQELHMEHTGLTVAAVCVYPSRVCDAVKTLRAANSDLPVASVATGFPAGQTPLSTRLEEVRAAVADGASEIDIVINRTLALNGDWEALFQEVLQFRQACGDAHMKSILAVGELGNFTTVYRASLVCMMAGSDFIKTSTGKESVNATIPVAVVMSRAIRDYYITTGHKVGFKPAGGIRTAQEALVWLVLVKEELGCDWLNPELFRIGASSLLADIERQIYHHVTGQYAAFYELPLA